The Dermacentor albipictus isolate Rhodes 1998 colony chromosome 2, USDA_Dalb.pri_finalv2, whole genome shotgun sequence genome has a segment encoding these proteins:
- the LOC135910651 gene encoding uncharacterized protein isoform X3 encodes MGRRISRDARRISLSELAKRWSWSRADTSKRDTSGMLSYLMPFYLCPVLYPGTKESKCFYCVLLMMSWWQVRPIPRPVLALLPAIALPLLGIMGHEQVATNYFSVDVLTALLLLWLVLVSDETSTVGRLSYALVGRFGSRAGPVLVLLTASTFVASLVLPQSLVTVLVTCLAERLCNFVRKEGLQDAQRCLDRAVAEDTTGRPCDVDTLMLYEELAVALWKRHRMGLADQDSVECWDADKRGTDSPDSRRVVALKRKVSILKPSKFAAAQDAAGACAPSATRFAADLPPGKASTPPNESKPPEGKLIRAKRRRQSFADKPHVFEYNEHRRVTHDMPASQQEEPNTSRTSNPSPWFTPSQQSSASLRASFGKPASFTAARTGGEGAPVAEATSSDHGSSLSPTSAPKVIGVAASGSGVAFAKSAAPSDSATQGFRPAASMQRRVSMAATLGPSRAEQNSGGSGGSGRLQARRISIRYPNQPLMPGRDGHRAFQRFRADDRSSVSNAMSSANVPDDEEEDPEGLRLRRNQEVLAALCVCGSMTSVAGSIASYWFTPAAEAIAANMDSSSLSFWSWTLITLPVSLAASALSSVCVYYGTLQAHESQINENAEELIRCYAKLKLGRLERCEIFERLILLFWIGYSGSTIWCRFIHRQDLTTCILGGIVLLASTALSSRPGGRAPASSTSPSQFRSNVDVDGDDTPDFRPHGFDRGLASFASRLPWGVIVIYGAASVITRVAQTTGVAKVAFDTKFWSQQSDLVKQVLLTIASSLMAEFMNAATLCDAILPMVVSLSTDTEHDALYFGLPVAVGASVNTIMPVSLPLVMLHDIAPVTRKQLILTGAFVKTVVVAIILLSMNTTGEYVLHSNKQFNNSAESLQTFLLR; translated from the exons ATGGGAAGGAGGATCAGCAGAGACGCCAGGCGCATCTCTCTCAGCG AGCTGGCAAAGCGATGGAGCTGGAGCCGGGCAGACACATCGAAGCGTGACACGTCGGGTATGCTCAGCTACCTGATGCCGTTCTACCTGTGCCCCGTGCTCTACCCCGGCACCAAG GAAAGCAAGTGCTTCTACTGCGTCCTGCtgatgatgtcctggtggcaagTTCGCCCCATTCCCAGGCCAGTCCTGGCCTTGCTGCCGGCTATCGCCTTGCCCCTGCTCGGCATCATGGGACACGAGCAAGTCGCCACCAATTATTTCTCG GTGGACGTTCTGACGGCCCTGCTCCTGCTTTGGCTCGTGCTGGTGAGCGACGAAACGTCGACCGTCGGTCGGCTCAGCTACGCACTCGTGGGCCGCTTCGGAAGCCGCGCCGGGCCGGTGCTCGTGCTGCTGACGGCCTCGACGTTCGTGGCCTCGCTGGTGCTGCCGCAGAGCCTCGTGACCGTGTTGGTCACGTGCCTCGCGGAGCGCCTCTGCAACTTCGTGCGCAAGGAAGGCCTGCAGGACGCGCAGCGCTGCCTCGACCGCGCCGTCGCCGAAGACACCACGGGCCGACCGTGCGAT GTGGACACACTGATGCTGTACGAGGAGCTGGCCGTGGCCCTGTGGAAACGTCACCGGATGGGCCTCGCCGACCAGGACTCGGTCGAGTGTTGGGACGCCGACAAGCGCGGCACGGATAGCCCGGATTCCAGG AGAGTCGTGGCGCTGAAGCGCAAGGTGTCCATCCTCAAGCCCTCCAAGTTTGCAGCCGCACAGGACGCCGCTGGAGCGTGCGCGCCCAG CGCTACCCGGTTCGCCGCCGACCTCCCACCGGGCAAGGCGTCGACGCCCCCGAACGAGTCGAAGCCGCCGGAAGGCAAACTGATCCGTGCCAAGCGTCGCCGTCAATCGTTCGCCGACAAGCCTCACGTGTTCGAGTACAACGAGCACCGTCGCGTGACCCACGACATGCCGGCCTCGCAGCAGGAGGAGCCCAACACCAGCCGCACATCTAACCCCAG CCCTTGGTTCACGCCGTCGCAACAATCATCCGCCTCCTTGCGTGCCTCGTTTGGGAAGCCGGCATCTTTCACCGCGGCCCGAACTGGCGGAGAAGGCGCACCCGTGGCGGAAGCCACGTCCTCGGACCATGGGTCCTCGTTGTCGCCGACCAGCGCTCCGAAGGTCATCGGCGTCGCGGCGAGTGGTTCCGGTGTCGCCTTCGCCAAATCCGCCGCGCCATCCGACTCGGCGACCCAG GGATTCCGGCCGGCCGCGTCGATGCAGCGTCGCGTCTCGATGGCCGCCACGCTGGGCCCGTCCCGTGCGGAGCAAAACTCTGGCGGCTCCGGTGGCTCAGGCCGCTTGCAGGCGCGCCGCATCTCCATCCGCTATCCGAACCAGCCGTTGATGCCGGGTCGCGACGGTCACAGAGCCTTCCAACGGTTCCGCGCGGATGACCGATCCAGCGTCTCCAACGCAA TGTCGTCTGCGAACGTTCCAGACGACGAGGAGGAGGATCCCGAAGGGCTACG GCTCCGGCGCAACCAGGAGGTCCTGGCAGCCCTATGCGTATGCGGCAGCATGACAAGCGTGGCCGGTAGCATCGCCAGCTACTGGTTCACGCCGGCCGCCGAAGCCATCGCCGCCAACATGGACAG CTCTTCGTTGTCCTTCTGGAGTTGGACTCTGATCACGCTGCCGGTGTCGCTGGCAGCATCGGCTTTGTCCTCCGTCTGCGTCTACTACGGCACCCTGCAAGCCCA TGAGAGCCAGATCAACGAAAATGCAGAGGAACTGATCCGCTGCTACGCCAAGCTGAAACTGGGCAGACTGGAGAGATGCGA AATCTTCGAACGACTAATTCTGCTGTTCTGGATCGGCTACTCTGGAAGCACAATCTGGTGTAGATTCATACACAGACA AGACCTGACCACGTGCATCCTGGGTGGCATCGTGCTGCTGGCGTCGACGGCACTCAGCTCACGGCCGGGCGGCCGCGCGCCAGCAAGCAGCACGAGCCCGAGCCAGTTCCGGAGCAACGTGGACGTGGACGGGGACGACACGCCCGACTTCCGGCCCCACGGCTTTGATCGCGGTCTCGCCTCGTTTGCCAGCCGCCTGCCGTGGGGCGTCATCGTGATTTACGGCGCCGCGTCGGTCATCACGCGAGTCGCCCAG ACGACGGGTGTGGCCAAGGTGGCGTTCGACACCAAGTTCTGGAGCCAGCAGTCGGACCTGGTCAAGCAGGTGCTGCTCACCATCGCGTCGTCGCTCATGGCCGAGTTCATGAATGCGGCCACGCTCTGCGACGCCATCTTGCCCATGGTCGTTAGCCTT TCCACGGACACGGAGCATGACGCCCTGTACTTCGGCTTGCCAGTGGCAGTGGGCGCCTCGGTGAACACCATCATGCCGGTCTCGCTGCCGCTGGTCATGCTCCACGACATTGCACCGGTCACGCGTAAGCAGCTG ATCCTGACAGGAGCCTTCGTGAAGACCGTGGTGGTGGCCATCATTCTTCTCTCGATGAACACCACGGGAGAATACGTTTTACACAGCAACAAGCAATTCAACAACTCCGCCGAGAGTCTGCAGACATTCCTGCTGCGCTAA
- the LOC135910651 gene encoding uncharacterized protein isoform X1 — protein sequence MGRRISRDARRISLSELAKRWSWSRADTSKRDTSGMLSYLMPFYLCPVLYPGTKESKCFYCVLLMMSWWQVRPIPRPVLALLPAIALPLLGIMGHEQVATNYFSVDVLTALLLLWLVLVSDETSTVGRLSYALVGRFGSRAGPVLVLLTASTFVASLVLPQSLVTVLVTCLAERLCNFVRKEGLQDAQRCLDRAVAEDTTGRPCDVDTLMLYEELAVALWKRHRMGLADQDSVECWDADKRGTDSPDSRRVVALKRKVSILKPSKFAAAQDAAGACAPSATRFAADLPPGKASTPPNESKPPEGKLIRAKRRRQSFADKPHVFEYNEHRRVTHDMPASQQEEPNTSRTSNPSPWFTPSQQSSASLRASFGKPASFTAARTGGEGAPVAEATSSDHGSSLSPTSAPKVIGVAASGSGVAFAKSAAPSDSATQGFRPAASMQRRVSMAATLGPSRAEQNSGGSGGSGRLQARRISIRYPNQPLMPGRDGHRAFQRFRADDRSSVSNAMSSANVPDDEEEDPEGLRLRRNQEVLAALCVCGSMTSVAGSIASYWFTPAAEAIAANMDSSSLSFWSWTLITLPVSLAASALSSVCVYYGTLQAHESQINENAEELIRCYAKLKLGRLERCEIFERLILLFWIGYSGSTIWCRFIHRQDLTTCILGGIVLLASTALSSRPGGRAPASSTSPSQFRSNVDVDGDDTPDFRPHGFDRGLASFASRLPWGVIVIYGAASVITRVAQTTGVAKVAFDTKFWSQQSDLVKQVLLTIASSLMAEFMNAATLCDAILPMVVSLQSFSQSTDTEHDALYFGLPVAVGASVNTIMPVSLPLVMLHDIAPVTRKQLILTGAFVKTVVVAIILLSMNTTGEYVLHSNKQFNNSAESLQTFLLR from the exons ATGGGAAGGAGGATCAGCAGAGACGCCAGGCGCATCTCTCTCAGCG AGCTGGCAAAGCGATGGAGCTGGAGCCGGGCAGACACATCGAAGCGTGACACGTCGGGTATGCTCAGCTACCTGATGCCGTTCTACCTGTGCCCCGTGCTCTACCCCGGCACCAAG GAAAGCAAGTGCTTCTACTGCGTCCTGCtgatgatgtcctggtggcaagTTCGCCCCATTCCCAGGCCAGTCCTGGCCTTGCTGCCGGCTATCGCCTTGCCCCTGCTCGGCATCATGGGACACGAGCAAGTCGCCACCAATTATTTCTCG GTGGACGTTCTGACGGCCCTGCTCCTGCTTTGGCTCGTGCTGGTGAGCGACGAAACGTCGACCGTCGGTCGGCTCAGCTACGCACTCGTGGGCCGCTTCGGAAGCCGCGCCGGGCCGGTGCTCGTGCTGCTGACGGCCTCGACGTTCGTGGCCTCGCTGGTGCTGCCGCAGAGCCTCGTGACCGTGTTGGTCACGTGCCTCGCGGAGCGCCTCTGCAACTTCGTGCGCAAGGAAGGCCTGCAGGACGCGCAGCGCTGCCTCGACCGCGCCGTCGCCGAAGACACCACGGGCCGACCGTGCGAT GTGGACACACTGATGCTGTACGAGGAGCTGGCCGTGGCCCTGTGGAAACGTCACCGGATGGGCCTCGCCGACCAGGACTCGGTCGAGTGTTGGGACGCCGACAAGCGCGGCACGGATAGCCCGGATTCCAGG AGAGTCGTGGCGCTGAAGCGCAAGGTGTCCATCCTCAAGCCCTCCAAGTTTGCAGCCGCACAGGACGCCGCTGGAGCGTGCGCGCCCAG CGCTACCCGGTTCGCCGCCGACCTCCCACCGGGCAAGGCGTCGACGCCCCCGAACGAGTCGAAGCCGCCGGAAGGCAAACTGATCCGTGCCAAGCGTCGCCGTCAATCGTTCGCCGACAAGCCTCACGTGTTCGAGTACAACGAGCACCGTCGCGTGACCCACGACATGCCGGCCTCGCAGCAGGAGGAGCCCAACACCAGCCGCACATCTAACCCCAG CCCTTGGTTCACGCCGTCGCAACAATCATCCGCCTCCTTGCGTGCCTCGTTTGGGAAGCCGGCATCTTTCACCGCGGCCCGAACTGGCGGAGAAGGCGCACCCGTGGCGGAAGCCACGTCCTCGGACCATGGGTCCTCGTTGTCGCCGACCAGCGCTCCGAAGGTCATCGGCGTCGCGGCGAGTGGTTCCGGTGTCGCCTTCGCCAAATCCGCCGCGCCATCCGACTCGGCGACCCAG GGATTCCGGCCGGCCGCGTCGATGCAGCGTCGCGTCTCGATGGCCGCCACGCTGGGCCCGTCCCGTGCGGAGCAAAACTCTGGCGGCTCCGGTGGCTCAGGCCGCTTGCAGGCGCGCCGCATCTCCATCCGCTATCCGAACCAGCCGTTGATGCCGGGTCGCGACGGTCACAGAGCCTTCCAACGGTTCCGCGCGGATGACCGATCCAGCGTCTCCAACGCAA TGTCGTCTGCGAACGTTCCAGACGACGAGGAGGAGGATCCCGAAGGGCTACG GCTCCGGCGCAACCAGGAGGTCCTGGCAGCCCTATGCGTATGCGGCAGCATGACAAGCGTGGCCGGTAGCATCGCCAGCTACTGGTTCACGCCGGCCGCCGAAGCCATCGCCGCCAACATGGACAG CTCTTCGTTGTCCTTCTGGAGTTGGACTCTGATCACGCTGCCGGTGTCGCTGGCAGCATCGGCTTTGTCCTCCGTCTGCGTCTACTACGGCACCCTGCAAGCCCA TGAGAGCCAGATCAACGAAAATGCAGAGGAACTGATCCGCTGCTACGCCAAGCTGAAACTGGGCAGACTGGAGAGATGCGA AATCTTCGAACGACTAATTCTGCTGTTCTGGATCGGCTACTCTGGAAGCACAATCTGGTGTAGATTCATACACAGACA AGACCTGACCACGTGCATCCTGGGTGGCATCGTGCTGCTGGCGTCGACGGCACTCAGCTCACGGCCGGGCGGCCGCGCGCCAGCAAGCAGCACGAGCCCGAGCCAGTTCCGGAGCAACGTGGACGTGGACGGGGACGACACGCCCGACTTCCGGCCCCACGGCTTTGATCGCGGTCTCGCCTCGTTTGCCAGCCGCCTGCCGTGGGGCGTCATCGTGATTTACGGCGCCGCGTCGGTCATCACGCGAGTCGCCCAG ACGACGGGTGTGGCCAAGGTGGCGTTCGACACCAAGTTCTGGAGCCAGCAGTCGGACCTGGTCAAGCAGGTGCTGCTCACCATCGCGTCGTCGCTCATGGCCGAGTTCATGAATGCGGCCACGCTCTGCGACGCCATCTTGCCCATGGTCGTTAGCCTT CAATCTTTTTCGCAGTCCACGGACACGGAGCATGACGCCCTGTACTTCGGCTTGCCAGTGGCAGTGGGCGCCTCGGTGAACACCATCATGCCGGTCTCGCTGCCGCTGGTCATGCTCCACGACATTGCACCGGTCACGCGTAAGCAGCTG ATCCTGACAGGAGCCTTCGTGAAGACCGTGGTGGTGGCCATCATTCTTCTCTCGATGAACACCACGGGAGAATACGTTTTACACAGCAACAAGCAATTCAACAACTCCGCCGAGAGTCTGCAGACATTCCTGCTGCGCTAA
- the LOC135910651 gene encoding uncharacterized protein isoform X2: protein MGRRISRDARRISLSELAKRWSWSRADTSKRDTSGMLSYLMPFYLCPVLYPGTKESKCFYCVLLMMSWWQVRPIPRPVLALLPAIALPLLGIMGHEQVATNYFSVDVLTALLLLWLVLVSDETSTVGRLSYALVGRFGSRAGPVLVLLTASTFVASLVLPQSLVTVLVTCLAERLCNFVRKEGLQDAQRCLDRAVAEDTTGRPCDVDTLMLYEELAVALWKRHRMGLADQDSVECWDADKRGTDSPDSRRVVALKRKVSILKPSKFAAAQDAAGACAPSATRFAADLPPGKASTPPNESKPPEGKLIRAKRRRQSFADKPHVFEYNEHRRVTHDMPASQQEEPNTSRTSNPSPWFTPSQQSSASLRASFGKPASFTAARTGGEGAPVAEATSSDHGSSLSPTSAPKVIGVAASGSGVAFAKSAAPSDSATQGFRPAASMQRRVSMAATLGPSRAEQNSGGSGGSGRLQARRISIRYPNQPLMPGRDGHRAFQRFRADDRSSVSNAMSSANVPDDEEEDPEGLRLRRNQEVLAALCVCGSMTSVAGSIASYWFTPAAEAIAANMDSSSLSFWSWTLITLPVSLAASALSSVCVYYGTLQAHESQINENAEELIRCYAKLKLGRLERCEIFERLILLFWIGYSGSTIWCRFIHRQDLTTCILGGIVLLASTALSSRPGGRAPASSTSPSQFRSNVDVDGDDTPDFRPHGFDRGLASFASRLPWGVIVIYGAASVITRVAQTTGVAKVAFDTKFWSQQSDLVKQVLLTIASSLMAEFMNAATLCDAILPMVVSLQSFSQSTDTEHDALYFGLPVAVGASVNTIMPVSLPLVMLHDIAPVTHPDRSLREDRGGGHHSSLDEHHGRIRFTQQQAIQQLRRESADIPAALNPL from the exons ATGGGAAGGAGGATCAGCAGAGACGCCAGGCGCATCTCTCTCAGCG AGCTGGCAAAGCGATGGAGCTGGAGCCGGGCAGACACATCGAAGCGTGACACGTCGGGTATGCTCAGCTACCTGATGCCGTTCTACCTGTGCCCCGTGCTCTACCCCGGCACCAAG GAAAGCAAGTGCTTCTACTGCGTCCTGCtgatgatgtcctggtggcaagTTCGCCCCATTCCCAGGCCAGTCCTGGCCTTGCTGCCGGCTATCGCCTTGCCCCTGCTCGGCATCATGGGACACGAGCAAGTCGCCACCAATTATTTCTCG GTGGACGTTCTGACGGCCCTGCTCCTGCTTTGGCTCGTGCTGGTGAGCGACGAAACGTCGACCGTCGGTCGGCTCAGCTACGCACTCGTGGGCCGCTTCGGAAGCCGCGCCGGGCCGGTGCTCGTGCTGCTGACGGCCTCGACGTTCGTGGCCTCGCTGGTGCTGCCGCAGAGCCTCGTGACCGTGTTGGTCACGTGCCTCGCGGAGCGCCTCTGCAACTTCGTGCGCAAGGAAGGCCTGCAGGACGCGCAGCGCTGCCTCGACCGCGCCGTCGCCGAAGACACCACGGGCCGACCGTGCGAT GTGGACACACTGATGCTGTACGAGGAGCTGGCCGTGGCCCTGTGGAAACGTCACCGGATGGGCCTCGCCGACCAGGACTCGGTCGAGTGTTGGGACGCCGACAAGCGCGGCACGGATAGCCCGGATTCCAGG AGAGTCGTGGCGCTGAAGCGCAAGGTGTCCATCCTCAAGCCCTCCAAGTTTGCAGCCGCACAGGACGCCGCTGGAGCGTGCGCGCCCAG CGCTACCCGGTTCGCCGCCGACCTCCCACCGGGCAAGGCGTCGACGCCCCCGAACGAGTCGAAGCCGCCGGAAGGCAAACTGATCCGTGCCAAGCGTCGCCGTCAATCGTTCGCCGACAAGCCTCACGTGTTCGAGTACAACGAGCACCGTCGCGTGACCCACGACATGCCGGCCTCGCAGCAGGAGGAGCCCAACACCAGCCGCACATCTAACCCCAG CCCTTGGTTCACGCCGTCGCAACAATCATCCGCCTCCTTGCGTGCCTCGTTTGGGAAGCCGGCATCTTTCACCGCGGCCCGAACTGGCGGAGAAGGCGCACCCGTGGCGGAAGCCACGTCCTCGGACCATGGGTCCTCGTTGTCGCCGACCAGCGCTCCGAAGGTCATCGGCGTCGCGGCGAGTGGTTCCGGTGTCGCCTTCGCCAAATCCGCCGCGCCATCCGACTCGGCGACCCAG GGATTCCGGCCGGCCGCGTCGATGCAGCGTCGCGTCTCGATGGCCGCCACGCTGGGCCCGTCCCGTGCGGAGCAAAACTCTGGCGGCTCCGGTGGCTCAGGCCGCTTGCAGGCGCGCCGCATCTCCATCCGCTATCCGAACCAGCCGTTGATGCCGGGTCGCGACGGTCACAGAGCCTTCCAACGGTTCCGCGCGGATGACCGATCCAGCGTCTCCAACGCAA TGTCGTCTGCGAACGTTCCAGACGACGAGGAGGAGGATCCCGAAGGGCTACG GCTCCGGCGCAACCAGGAGGTCCTGGCAGCCCTATGCGTATGCGGCAGCATGACAAGCGTGGCCGGTAGCATCGCCAGCTACTGGTTCACGCCGGCCGCCGAAGCCATCGCCGCCAACATGGACAG CTCTTCGTTGTCCTTCTGGAGTTGGACTCTGATCACGCTGCCGGTGTCGCTGGCAGCATCGGCTTTGTCCTCCGTCTGCGTCTACTACGGCACCCTGCAAGCCCA TGAGAGCCAGATCAACGAAAATGCAGAGGAACTGATCCGCTGCTACGCCAAGCTGAAACTGGGCAGACTGGAGAGATGCGA AATCTTCGAACGACTAATTCTGCTGTTCTGGATCGGCTACTCTGGAAGCACAATCTGGTGTAGATTCATACACAGACA AGACCTGACCACGTGCATCCTGGGTGGCATCGTGCTGCTGGCGTCGACGGCACTCAGCTCACGGCCGGGCGGCCGCGCGCCAGCAAGCAGCACGAGCCCGAGCCAGTTCCGGAGCAACGTGGACGTGGACGGGGACGACACGCCCGACTTCCGGCCCCACGGCTTTGATCGCGGTCTCGCCTCGTTTGCCAGCCGCCTGCCGTGGGGCGTCATCGTGATTTACGGCGCCGCGTCGGTCATCACGCGAGTCGCCCAG ACGACGGGTGTGGCCAAGGTGGCGTTCGACACCAAGTTCTGGAGCCAGCAGTCGGACCTGGTCAAGCAGGTGCTGCTCACCATCGCGTCGTCGCTCATGGCCGAGTTCATGAATGCGGCCACGCTCTGCGACGCCATCTTGCCCATGGTCGTTAGCCTT CAATCTTTTTCGCAGTCCACGGACACGGAGCATGACGCCCTGTACTTCGGCTTGCCAGTGGCAGTGGGCGCCTCGGTGAACACCATCATGCCGGTCTCGCTGCCGCTGGTCATGCTCCACGACATTGCACCGGTCACGC ATCCTGACAGGAGCCTTCGTGAAGACCGTGGTGGTGGCCATCATTCTTCTCTCGATGAACACCACGGGAGAATACGTTTTACACAGCAACAAGCAATTCAACAACTCCGCCGAGAGTCTGCAGACATTCCTGCTGCGCTAAACCCACTCTAG